The sequence TCTAGTTATAATTTTAATGCTGATGGTAATATATCTACCTCAAAGTATAAACGGTATCCATGATTTCTTATTTGAGCTAAACTATCAAAATACTGAACAATTACGCAGTATGTTAGCACTTGCCCTAGTATATGCTATTTTGAGTAACTTTATATCTATCGCATTCTACAAAAATATAATAAATATCGTTGATAACGACTATAAAAAGCTTAAAGTCGCGTCTTTTAAAAGTGTTTTTTATAACATTATTTTTTCACTTATAATATGTATAACAATATACTCAATGCTAGGCAACTATAGAACTTACTTACAGCCTAATGAAGCAATGCCTATAGAATTAGTATTCCAAATTGTTAAAGCAAATTCACCAACATACTACTTATTACTTGAGGTTGTATTTACAACATTAAACCTTGTAGTATTTATAGCTGCTCTAAAATACATTTATAGATTAGGTGACAACATATACACAAAACTTCTTTTCCTAATAATACCACTAATAATGACTATAGGGCTTATCGAAACTGGAATAGCATATATAGACTTCTCTGATATGTTTGGCTTCCACCTTCTAATAATCTTCCTATTTTTATTTGATGTTTTTGTTATTGGATGGATCTATGACGCCCAAAAACTAAGTTATGAAATCTTAAAACATACTAATACAAAACTTTCTCCATTATTTAATATAATTTTACGCATAGTTATTCCTTTTATTTGCATATTTGTAACTATTGGATATATATTCTTACCAATGTCAATAATGTGGCAGTTTATAGCTAGTATTGCATGTATAATTATATATATTGTGAAAGGAAGCTTTTTTAGCAATATACTTAATCAGAGAAAATTTTAGAAATGTTTTTTAATAAAAAAAGTAATCAAGACGAACTAAAAAAAGCGGCTGCTATTGAAGCTGCAAAATATATAAAATCAGAAATCACTCTAGGTGTTGGTACAGGCAGTACAGTTGGTTTTCTTATACAAGAACTAGTTAACTATAAAGATAAAATAAAGACTGTTGTATCAAGCTCTGAAGACTCAACAAAAAAACTTAAAGAATTAGGTTTTGAAGTAGTTGATCTTAATTATGCTGTGGAGATTGATTTATATATTGATGGTGCTGATGAATGCAACAACCATAAAGAGCTTATCAAAGGTGGTGGTGCTGCTCTTACACGCGAGAAAATATGTGTTGCCGCAGCAAAAAAATTCATCTGTATTATTGATGAATCTAAAAAAGTGAATACTCTAGGCGAGTTTCCTCTTCCTGTAGAAGTTATCCCTATGGCTAGAAGCTTTGTTGCTAGAGAAATAGTTAAGCTAGGTGGTCAGCCTGTATATAGAGAGCAGACAGTCACTGATAATGGTAATGTTATTCTAGATGTATATAATCTAAAAATCGACAATCCTCTAAAACTTGAAAGCCAATTAAACCAAATAACTGGCGTTGTGACTAATGGTATCTTCGCTCTTAAGCCAGCTGATACTGTTATT is a genomic window of Francisella sp. LA112445 containing:
- the rpiA gene encoding ribose-5-phosphate isomerase RpiA; translation: MFFNKKSNQDELKKAAAIEAAKYIKSEITLGVGTGSTVGFLIQELVNYKDKIKTVVSSSEDSTKKLKELGFEVVDLNYAVEIDLYIDGADECNNHKELIKGGGAALTREKICVAAAKKFICIIDESKKVNTLGEFPLPVEVIPMARSFVAREIVKLGGQPVYREQTVTDNGNVILDVYNLKIDNPLKLESQLNQITGVVTNGIFALKPADTVIMAKKNGEIETI